One stretch of Caballeronia sp. Lep1P3 DNA includes these proteins:
- a CDS encoding ABC transporter permease, giving the protein MTQPTDTAALASEKRTNGLRARVFSPTALQKLLAFASLILLLVFFSFASPAFMQMDNILGILQATAVNGVLAIASTFVIITGGIDLSVGTLMTFTAVICGVFLTYWHLPMWLGIVAAIAAGALCGTISGTLTAKMKIPPFIATLGMMMLLKGLSLVVSADKPIYFTDTENFYMISQDSLIGYFLPSVPIPNAVLILFFLAIASSITLNRTALGRYTFALGSNEEAVRLSGVNVDRWKIAIYGLGGAICGIAGLLIASRLNSAQPALGQGYELDAIAAVVIGGTSLSGGSGTILGTIIGAFIMSVLTNGLRIMSVAQEWQIVVTGLIIILAVYADILRRRKR; this is encoded by the coding sequence ATGACACAGCCAACGGATACTGCAGCGCTCGCAAGCGAAAAACGCACGAACGGATTGCGCGCACGCGTCTTTTCACCGACCGCCCTGCAAAAGCTGCTCGCGTTCGCAAGCCTCATTTTGTTGCTGGTTTTCTTTAGTTTCGCGTCGCCCGCATTCATGCAGATGGACAACATCCTCGGCATCCTGCAGGCGACAGCGGTCAACGGCGTGCTCGCCATCGCCTCGACGTTCGTCATCATCACGGGCGGCATCGACTTGTCGGTCGGCACGCTGATGACCTTTACAGCCGTTATTTGCGGCGTGTTCCTCACGTACTGGCATCTGCCGATGTGGCTCGGCATCGTCGCGGCCATCGCTGCGGGCGCGCTCTGCGGCACCATTTCGGGCACCCTCACTGCAAAGATGAAGATTCCGCCTTTCATCGCCACGCTCGGCATGATGATGCTGTTGAAGGGGCTTTCGCTGGTCGTGTCCGCGGATAAGCCGATCTATTTCACCGACACCGAGAACTTCTACATGATCTCGCAGGATTCGCTCATCGGCTATTTCCTGCCAAGCGTGCCGATCCCGAATGCCGTTCTGATTCTCTTCTTCCTCGCCATCGCGAGTTCCATCACGCTGAATCGCACGGCGCTTGGCCGCTATACGTTCGCGCTTGGCAGCAACGAGGAAGCGGTGCGGCTCTCGGGCGTGAACGTGGACCGCTGGAAGATCGCTATTTATGGGCTTGGCGGCGCGATCTGCGGCATCGCGGGCCTTCTCATTGCCTCGCGTCTGAATTCCGCGCAGCCTGCGCTCGGGCAAGGCTACGAACTCGATGCGATCGCGGCCGTCGTGATCGGCGGCACTTCGTTGAGCGGCGGCTCGGGCACGATTCTCGGCACCATCATCGGCGCGTTCATCATGAGCGTGCTGACGAACGGGCTGCGCATCATGTCCGTTGCGCAGGAATGGCAGATCGTCGTGACGGGCCTCATCATCATTCTCGCCGTGTACGCGGACATCTTGCGCCGCAGAAAGCGCTGA
- a CDS encoding ABC transporter substrate-binding protein, whose translation MFKRRTIGILISFAALGVASGAAFADEPYVPLISKGFQHQFWQAVKSGAEQAAKEQKVRMTFEGPETEAMVDKQIDMLSAALAKKPQAIGIAALDSKAAIPLLKRAQNNKIPIIAFDSGVDSDIPLTTCATDNLAAAALAADKMAGAIGNAGEVGVIVHDQTSRTGIDRRDGFLNEMKSKHPNVKIVSVQYGGGDHLKSAEIAKAMIQANPNIKGIFGANEGSAEGAAIGVKESGKKLVLIGYDSGKEQKEDINSGLMFGAITQNPIGIGKCVVDSAVKALKGEKLPKKVDTGFYWYDKGNMNDPKISAVLYD comes from the coding sequence ATGTTCAAAAGAAGAACCATCGGTATCCTGATCAGTTTCGCGGCGCTTGGTGTGGCATCGGGCGCGGCCTTCGCGGACGAGCCTTACGTGCCGCTCATTTCCAAGGGCTTTCAGCACCAATTCTGGCAAGCCGTGAAGTCGGGCGCCGAGCAGGCGGCGAAGGAGCAGAAGGTCAGAATGACGTTCGAGGGACCGGAAACGGAAGCGATGGTCGACAAGCAGATCGACATGCTGTCCGCCGCGCTTGCGAAGAAGCCGCAGGCCATCGGCATCGCCGCGCTCGACAGCAAGGCCGCCATTCCGCTTCTCAAGCGCGCGCAGAACAACAAGATTCCGATCATTGCATTCGACTCGGGCGTCGATAGCGACATACCGCTCACGACATGCGCAACCGACAACCTGGCGGCCGCCGCGCTTGCCGCCGACAAGATGGCCGGTGCCATCGGCAATGCGGGCGAAGTCGGCGTGATCGTGCACGATCAGACGAGCCGCACGGGCATCGATCGTCGCGATGGCTTTCTGAATGAAATGAAGTCGAAGCATCCGAACGTCAAGATCGTGTCGGTGCAGTACGGCGGCGGCGATCACCTGAAGTCCGCGGAAATCGCGAAGGCGATGATCCAGGCGAACCCCAACATCAAGGGCATATTCGGCGCGAACGAAGGCTCGGCGGAAGGCGCGGCCATTGGCGTGAAGGAGTCGGGCAAGAAGCTCGTGCTGATCGGCTACGACTCGGGCAAGGAGCAAAAGGAAGACATCAATTCGGGGCTGATGTTTGGCGCGATTACGCAGAACCCGATCGGGATCGGCAAGTGTGTCGTCGATTCGGCGGTCAAGGCGCTGAAGGGCGAGAAGCTCCCGAAGAAGGTCGATACCGGTTTCTACTGGTACGACAAGGGCAACATGAACGATCCGAAGATTTCGGCCGTGCTGTATGACTGA
- a CDS encoding NRAMP family divalent metal transporter, producing the protein MSERVNKQMADEDSRASARPARSWAADVGPGLASIASDNDPGGIATYTLAGAWYGFDLLWVCVLTYPSTVALQLIAARVAAITGRGLTANMRSHYSSLFYYFAVGRFLIANTCNIAVDVLAIGVALRAFFGGSLMWWALMGGGVSIALQWFVPYARYAQVLKWATLAMFAYVGVIMVVAIPWQTVAMRAFVPHVVWSEEYVTMLIAVLGTTVSPYLMFAQAEQEVQEKNAAGGRDTASHAQPFDRHMRRIRRDTLLRTALSNAGALCMMIAAAATLHLMQATPTGETVQMARVLEPIAHGYAGRLLGVALIGSALLALPPLAGSAAQALASSFDWPRGERRDRRIAWLLLAVMVAGIVGAVVLAMRHVEPVKALYWSAVVNGMTVTPVLALLVLLSSKREVVGDLVAHWTLRALSWLATLATAATIVAHFVLEFVR; encoded by the coding sequence ATGAGCGAACGCGTCAACAAGCAGATGGCGGACGAAGACTCGCGCGCGAGCGCACGGCCCGCGCGTTCGTGGGCCGCCGATGTCGGGCCGGGCCTCGCGAGCATCGCATCCGACAACGATCCAGGCGGCATCGCGACATACACGCTCGCGGGCGCATGGTACGGCTTCGACCTGTTGTGGGTCTGCGTGCTCACGTATCCGTCGACCGTCGCGCTGCAACTCATCGCAGCGCGCGTCGCGGCCATCACCGGGCGCGGGCTGACGGCGAACATGCGCTCGCATTACTCGTCGCTCTTCTACTACTTCGCGGTCGGGCGCTTTCTCATCGCCAATACGTGCAACATCGCCGTCGATGTGCTCGCCATCGGCGTGGCGTTGCGCGCCTTTTTCGGCGGCTCGCTGATGTGGTGGGCCTTGATGGGAGGCGGCGTGTCCATCGCGCTGCAATGGTTCGTTCCCTATGCGCGCTATGCGCAGGTGCTCAAGTGGGCGACGCTCGCCATGTTTGCTTACGTGGGCGTCATCATGGTCGTCGCGATACCGTGGCAGACGGTGGCGATGCGCGCGTTCGTGCCGCACGTCGTGTGGTCCGAAGAGTACGTGACGATGCTCATTGCCGTGCTCGGCACCACCGTCAGCCCTTATCTGATGTTTGCGCAAGCCGAGCAGGAAGTGCAGGAAAAGAACGCAGCGGGCGGACGCGATACTGCATCGCATGCGCAGCCGTTCGACCGCCATATGCGCAGGATTCGCCGCGACACACTGCTGCGCACCGCGCTCTCGAATGCAGGCGCGCTGTGCATGATGATCGCGGCGGCTGCAACCTTGCATCTGATGCAGGCCACACCCACAGGCGAGACGGTGCAGATGGCGCGCGTGCTCGAACCCATCGCGCACGGCTACGCGGGCCGCCTGCTTGGTGTCGCGCTCATCGGCTCGGCATTGCTGGCGCTGCCGCCGCTCGCGGGCTCTGCTGCGCAGGCGCTCGCGAGTTCGTTCGACTGGCCGCGTGGCGAGCGGCGCGACAGGCGCATCGCGTGGCTGCTGCTTGCGGTGATGGTGGCGGGCATCGTCGGCGCAGTGGTGCTCGCCATGCGCCATGTCGAGCCGGTGAAAGCGCTTTACTGGAGCGCAGTGGTCAACGGCATGACGGTGACGCCCGTGCTTGCGCTTCTCGTGCTGCTCAGTTCCAAGCGTGAAGTCGTGGGCGATCTCGTCGCGCACTGGACGCTGCGCGCGTTGAGCTGGCTTGCGACGCTTGCAACCGCCGCCACGATCGTCGCGCATTTCGTGCTGGAGTTCGTGCGATGA
- a CDS encoding LysR family transcriptional regulator: MELRHIRYFLAVAEEQNVTRAAERLGIGQPPLSQQIHALEDELGVRLFRRTGHGVVLTEAGEAFAVDAKRMLDDARAAVENAQSAGRGEMGQLNIGFTGSAAFNPVVSKLIRAYRQSYPNVVLTLAEGNTAQLLAWLDAGSVDVAFVRIGSQSPAGVEFHHIAIEPMRAVLPTTHPLARRKKIALSALAQDPFVMLPRVASPTLHDVIVGACREAGFEPIAGQQAPQLSSVVNLVAAGFGVSLVPASVCQIQVEGVAYREVAGKTISIRLALASRVETGSAKTANFIETARAFASSIDSM; encoded by the coding sequence ATGGAGCTGCGTCACATCCGTTATTTTCTGGCCGTGGCCGAAGAGCAAAACGTGACGCGCGCGGCGGAACGGCTCGGCATCGGCCAGCCGCCGCTTAGCCAGCAAATTCATGCACTCGAAGACGAACTCGGCGTGCGCCTCTTTCGGCGCACCGGGCACGGTGTCGTTTTGACGGAAGCGGGCGAAGCCTTCGCCGTCGACGCGAAACGCATGCTCGACGACGCGCGCGCCGCCGTCGAAAACGCGCAGAGCGCGGGGCGCGGCGAGATGGGGCAGCTCAACATCGGCTTCACGGGATCGGCGGCGTTCAATCCGGTCGTGTCGAAGCTGATACGCGCATATCGGCAGTCGTATCCGAACGTCGTGCTGACGCTCGCCGAAGGCAACACGGCGCAACTGCTCGCGTGGCTCGATGCGGGCAGCGTGGACGTCGCGTTCGTCAGAATCGGCAGTCAGTCGCCGGCGGGCGTCGAGTTTCATCACATCGCTATCGAACCGATGCGCGCCGTGCTGCCAACGACACATCCGCTCGCCAGAAGAAAGAAGATCGCGCTGTCCGCACTCGCGCAGGACCCGTTCGTCATGCTGCCGCGCGTGGCGAGCCCCACGTTGCACGATGTCATCGTCGGTGCGTGCCGCGAGGCGGGATTCGAGCCGATCGCGGGGCAACAGGCGCCGCAGTTATCGTCGGTGGTGAATCTGGTCGCGGCGGGGTTCGGCGTATCGCTCGTGCCCGCGTCGGTGTGTCAGATACAGGTCGAAGGCGTCGCGTATCGCGAGGTGGCCGGCAAGACCATATCGATACGGCTCGCGCTCGCGTCGCGCGTGGAGACGGGCAGCGCCAAGACCGCGAACTTCATCGAAACGGCGCGCGCGTTCGCATCGTCGATCGATTCGATGTGA
- the sdhC gene encoding succinate dehydrogenase, cytochrome b556 subunit, which translates to MAEAVKKPRPEYRNIGLGQIAKYRLPWAGKVSILHRISGLLLFIALPFLLYLLDQSLTSEISFDAFKGFLAHPVVKIITLVLSWAYLHHFCAGIRFLALDAHVAVNKEGGRQTAIAVLVVSLVLTLAVALKLFGAF; encoded by the coding sequence ATGGCTGAAGCCGTAAAAAAACCAAGGCCCGAGTACCGGAACATCGGGCTTGGACAGATCGCGAAGTATCGCTTGCCGTGGGCGGGGAAGGTGTCGATCCTGCACCGCATCAGCGGCCTGCTGCTGTTCATCGCGCTGCCATTCCTGCTGTATCTGCTCGATCAGAGCCTCACCTCGGAAATCAGCTTCGACGCCTTCAAGGGCTTTCTCGCGCACCCCGTCGTCAAGATCATCACGCTCGTGCTGTCGTGGGCGTATCTGCATCACTTCTGCGCGGGCATCCGCTTTCTCGCGCTCGATGCACACGTCGCCGTGAACAAGGAAGGCGGGCGTCAGACCGCCATCGCGGTGCTCGTCGTCTCGCTCGTGCTGACGCTCGCCGTCGCGCTCAAACTTTTCGGAGCCTTCTAA
- the sdhD gene encoding succinate dehydrogenase, hydrophobic membrane anchor protein has product MATQNRVGPKRLVVGAHYGLREWLAQRVTAIVVAVYTLVLLVLFFGAHNFSYEGWASIFAMQWMKLATFVALLSLFYHAWVGMRDIWMDYVKPVGLRLGLQVLTVLWLIGCAGYAAQILWRV; this is encoded by the coding sequence ATGGCAACTCAGAACAGAGTCGGTCCGAAGCGTCTTGTCGTCGGCGCGCATTACGGCCTGCGCGAATGGCTCGCGCAACGCGTGACGGCTATCGTCGTCGCGGTGTATACGCTCGTCTTGCTCGTGCTTTTCTTCGGCGCGCATAACTTCTCCTACGAAGGCTGGGCCTCCATCTTCGCGATGCAGTGGATGAAGCTCGCCACGTTCGTCGCCTTGCTCTCGCTCTTCTATCACGCGTGGGTCGGCATGCGCGACATCTGGATGGACTACGTGAAGCCCGTCGGCTTGCGCCTCGGTCTGCAAGTGCTGACCGTGCTGTGGCTCATCGGATGCGCCGGCTACGCTGCACAGATTCTCTGGAGAGTTTAA
- the sdhA gene encoding succinate dehydrogenase flavoprotein subunit, with amino-acid sequence MAAIKTSLPRRRFDVVIVGAGGSGMRASLQLARAGLSVAVLSKVFPTRSHTVAAQGGIGASLGNMSEDNWHYHFYDTIKGSDWLGDQDAIEFMCREAPNAVYELEHMGMPFDRNADGTIYQRPFGGHTANYGEKPVQRACAAADRTGHALLHTLYQQNVAAKTHFFVEWMALDLIRDADGDVLGVTALEMETGDVYILEGKTTLFATGGAGRIFAASTNAFINTGDGLGMAARSGIALQDMEFWQFHPTGVAGAGVLITEGVRGEGGILRNANGDRFMERYAPTLKDLAPRDFVSRSMDQEIKEGRGVGPNKDHVLLDLSHIGAETIMKRLPSIREIALKFANVDCIKEPIPVVPTIHYQMGGIPTNMHGQVVGTANGYNDPVNGFYAVGECSCVSVHGANRLGTNSLLDLVVFGRAAGNHIVKHASEMKEHKPLPADAADFALERLAVLEKSTSGEYTQDIANDIRATMQAHAGVFRTAKLLEEGVGKIAELAERVKHVHLKDKSKVFNTAKVEALELANLIDVARATMVSAEARKESRGAHAHSDYEHRDDENWMRHTLWFSEGNRLDYKPVQMKPLTVESVPPKARTF; translated from the coding sequence ATGGCTGCAATCAAGACTTCCCTGCCGCGTCGTCGCTTTGACGTGGTCATCGTCGGCGCGGGCGGATCGGGCATGCGCGCATCGCTGCAACTGGCGCGCGCGGGCCTCTCCGTCGCGGTGCTGTCGAAGGTGTTTCCGACGCGCTCGCACACGGTGGCCGCGCAAGGCGGCATCGGCGCATCGCTTGGCAACATGAGCGAGGACAACTGGCACTACCACTTCTACGACACGATCAAGGGCTCCGACTGGCTCGGCGACCAGGACGCGATCGAGTTCATGTGCCGCGAAGCGCCCAATGCCGTGTATGAACTCGAACACATGGGCATGCCGTTCGACCGCAATGCGGACGGCACCATCTATCAGCGTCCGTTCGGCGGCCATACCGCGAACTATGGCGAGAAGCCCGTTCAACGCGCATGCGCCGCAGCGGACCGCACCGGCCACGCATTGCTACATACGCTGTATCAGCAGAACGTCGCGGCTAAAACGCACTTCTTCGTCGAATGGATGGCGCTCGATCTCATTCGCGACGCCGATGGGGACGTGCTCGGCGTGACCGCGCTCGAGATGGAAACGGGCGACGTGTACATCCTCGAAGGCAAGACCACGCTGTTCGCAACAGGCGGCGCGGGGCGCATCTTCGCGGCCTCGACCAATGCGTTCATCAATACCGGCGATGGCCTCGGCATGGCCGCGCGTTCCGGCATCGCGCTGCAGGACATGGAGTTCTGGCAGTTTCATCCGACGGGCGTGGCGGGCGCGGGCGTGCTGATCACCGAAGGCGTGCGCGGCGAAGGCGGCATTTTGCGCAACGCCAACGGCGACCGCTTCATGGAACGTTATGCGCCGACGCTCAAGGACCTCGCGCCGCGCGACTTCGTTTCGCGCTCGATGGACCAGGAGATCAAGGAAGGCCGCGGCGTGGGTCCGAACAAGGATCACGTGCTGCTGGATTTGTCGCACATCGGCGCCGAGACGATCATGAAGCGTCTGCCGTCGATTCGCGAGATCGCGCTGAAGTTCGCCAACGTCGACTGCATCAAGGAGCCGATCCCTGTCGTGCCGACCATCCACTATCAGATGGGCGGTATTCCGACCAACATGCACGGACAAGTGGTCGGCACCGCCAACGGCTACAACGATCCGGTCAACGGCTTCTATGCAGTGGGCGAATGCTCGTGCGTCTCGGTGCACGGCGCGAATCGTCTGGGCACGAACTCGCTGCTCGATCTCGTCGTATTTGGGCGCGCGGCGGGCAATCACATCGTCAAGCATGCAAGCGAGATGAAGGAGCACAAGCCGCTGCCGGCCGATGCCGCCGACTTCGCGCTCGAACGTCTCGCGGTGCTGGAGAAATCGACGTCGGGCGAATACACGCAGGACATCGCCAACGACATCCGCGCGACGATGCAGGCGCATGCGGGCGTGTTCCGCACCGCGAAGCTGCTGGAAGAAGGCGTCGGCAAGATCGCTGAACTGGCCGAGCGCGTGAAGCATGTGCATCTGAAGGACAAGTCGAAGGTGTTCAACACGGCGAAGGTCGAAGCGCTGGAACTGGCGAACCTGATCGACGTGGCGCGCGCGACGATGGTGTCGGCCGAAGCGCGCAAGGAAAGCCGCGGCGCGCATGCGCACAGCGACTACGAACATCGCGACGACGAGAACTGGATGCGTCATACGCTGTGGTTCAGCGAAGGCAATCGCCTCGACTACAAGCCGGTGCAGATGAAGCCGCTGACGGTCGAATCGGTGCCGCCGAAGGCGCGTACCTTCTAA